A single Glycine soja cultivar W05 chromosome 14, ASM419377v2, whole genome shotgun sequence DNA region contains:
- the LOC114385431 gene encoding growth-regulating factor 1-like, whose product MDLGVVGLEGVVGSESGCVFGSSLASDPETKHKWYGSGVLKQERSAIASEDDEWGTYKVAKIDHDMSSAPKAMIFQQRNNSLLRSNNATLFSDGHHQSQMLSFSSPKSETLLVDTASSNATLPFSYHQLSSYSRNTGYSSGSISMHGALAGVRGPFTPSQWMELEHQALIYKYITANMPVPTHLLIPIRKALDSVGFCNFSTGLLRSNSLGWGGFHLGFSNSTDPEPGRCRRTDGKKWRCSRDAVVDQKYCERHMNRGRHRSRKPVEGQSGHALTTTTTTTNTLNASSNSTVVPGNNTFAHNKVHHPLPPNSSPANTINRMFMNNKENNSTSERMEDCSALPMLPPTLELKPKEKNNFMIHKHQDPYDESSRNNNEFGLVTSDSLLNPTQKRSFDSSSSQKDDSESQQQHSLRHFIDDSPKPPSHNHHRSSSIWPELDNIQSDRTQLSISIPISSSDFMSFTTSSPSNEKLTLSPLRLSRALDPIQMGLGVGSGASNEANPRQANWIPITWESSMGGPLGEVLNLSNNSNASDQCGKNNTSALNLMKDDDDDGWDNSPPLGSSPTGVLQKTAFGSLSNSSAGSSPRGAPENNKE is encoded by the exons atgGATCTTGGGGTAGTGGGTTTGGAGGGGGTGGTGGGTTCAGAAAGTGGTTGCGTGTTTGGTTCCTCTCTTGCTTCAGATCCTGAGACAAAGCACAAGTGGTACGGATCTGGTGTGCTCAAGCAAGAGAGATCTGCCATAGCAAGTGAAGATGATGAGTGGGGAACTTATAAAGTGGCCAAAATTGATCATGACATGTCTTCTGCCCCTAAAGCAATGATCTTTCAGCAAAGAAACAACTCTTTGTTGAGATCTAATAATGCTACTCTTTTTTCTGACGGCCATCACCAATCTCAAATGTTGAGTTTCTCTTCTCCAAAGTCAGAGACTTTGTTGGTAGATACAGCTTCCTCAAATGCCACATTGCCTTTTTCTTACCATCAATTGTCTAGTTACAGCAGAAATACAg GTTACAGTTCAGGAAGCATAAGCATGCATGGGGCTTTGGCTGGTGTGAGAGGGCCATTCACTCCATCACAGTGGATGGAGCTTGAACACCAAGCCTTGATCTACAAATACATCACTGCAAACATGCCTGTGCCAACTCATCTTCTCATACCCATCAGAAAAGCACTTGATTCTGTTGGCTTCTGCAACTTCTCAACTGGACTCCTCAGATCCAACTCAT TGGGATGGGGAGGTTTCCATCTGGGATTCTCGAACAGCACGGACCCTGAGCCAGGGAGGTGCAGGAGAACAGATGGAAAGAAATGGCGATGCTCAAGAGATGCCGTAGTAGATCAGAAGTATTGTGAGCGGCACATGAACAGAGGACGCCATCGTTCAAGAAAGCCTGTGGAAGGCCAATCAGGCCATGccctcaccaccaccaccaccactactAACACACTTAATGCTTCCTCAAACTCAACCGTGGTGCCCGGCAACAACACCTTTGCACACAACAAAGTGCACCACCCTCTTCCACCTAATTCCTCTCCAGCCAATACCATCAATAG GATGTTTATGAATAATAAAGAGAATAACAGCACGAGTgagaggatggaggattgctcTGCCCTTCCCATGCTACCTCCCACTCTTGAGCTGAAACCGAAGGAGAAAAACAATTTCATGATTCATAAACACCAAGACCCCTATGATGAATCCTCAAGGAACAACAATGAGTTTGGACTCGTCACTTCTGATTCCTTGCTTAACCCTACACAGAAAAGAAGctttgattcttcttcttcacaaaAGGATGATTCTGAGTCCCAACAACAACATTCCCTCAGGCACTTCATTGATGACTCTCCCAAACCACCATCTCATAATCATCATCGTTCGTCGTCCATTTGGCCCGAACTCGACAACATACAGTCAGATAGGACTCAGTTATCAATCTCCATACCAATATCTTCCTCAGACTTCATGTCATTCACTACTTCCTCACCCTCCAACGAGAAACTCACGTTGTCGCCACTTAGGCTTTCGAGGGCGTTAGACCCCATTCAAATGGGGTTGGGAGTGGGAAGCGGTGCCTCCAATGAAGCAAATCCTAGGCAAGCCAATTGGATTCCAATCACTTGGGAGAGTTCAATGGGTGGCCCTCTTGGAGAGGTTTTGAACCTTAGCAATAACAGCAATGCAAGTGATCAATGTGGCAAGAACAACACTTCAGCTCTCAACCTCAtgaaagatgatgatgatgatgggtgGGACAATAGTCCTCCACTAGGGTCATCACCAACTGGGGTGTTGCAAAAAACAGCATTTGGATCACTCTCCAACAGCAGTGCTGGGAGCAGTCCAAGGGGGGCACCAGAGAACAACAAAGAATAG